A window of Rhodococcus sp. SGAir0479 contains these coding sequences:
- a CDS encoding aminodeoxychorismate synthase component I, producing MRSERLGGGGSAADVFRALARRARSRQLPPPAGLIGRWFDSAAVLAPSVRALPCPPDQAFTLPATREPGSRETGPRETAPGGPAVGGGWIGYRAYPDRRGALPEAAGGWTDDVVRLDESGCWWFESLRDAPCPDDLAEAVRRPDAEPRPWHIDWAEPDRRAHRRGVELCLDAITRGNVYQACVCARFGGTGSGRPVDFFADAVERTRPSRAAFVQGAWGAVASLSPELFLSRRAGTVTSSPIKGTLPLDADPTLLRDSVKDVAENVMIVDLVRNDLGRVAEPGSVHVTDLLRVKPAPGVWHLVSTVTARVAGSVDTAALMDAAFPPASVTGCPKHSARHLLSSWEPEPRGVYCGTVGMHSPLAGLELNVAIRTVEFDATGHVGLGVGGGITIDSDPDAEWQECLDKARSIVTLRATGRRPGPPRASRNAQADPVSAPT from the coding sequence ATGCGGAGCGAGCGACTCGGAGGCGGCGGCAGCGCCGCCGACGTGTTCCGCGCACTGGCTCGGCGGGCTCGGTCGCGGCAGCTTCCCCCGCCGGCCGGCCTGATCGGGCGCTGGTTCGACAGCGCCGCGGTGCTCGCCCCGAGCGTGCGTGCGCTCCCCTGCCCGCCGGACCAGGCGTTCACACTCCCCGCCACCCGCGAACCCGGCTCGCGTGAAACCGGCCCACGTGAAACCGCGCCCGGCGGGCCGGCGGTCGGGGGCGGCTGGATCGGCTACCGGGCGTACCCGGACCGGCGCGGGGCGCTGCCGGAGGCGGCCGGTGGTTGGACCGACGATGTCGTGCGCCTGGACGAGTCGGGCTGCTGGTGGTTCGAAAGTCTCCGCGACGCCCCCTGCCCCGACGACCTCGCCGAGGCGGTGCGCCGCCCGGACGCCGAGCCGCGGCCGTGGCACATCGACTGGGCCGAGCCGGACCGCCGCGCACATCGTCGCGGTGTGGAGCTGTGCCTCGACGCGATCACGCGCGGCAACGTCTACCAGGCGTGCGTGTGCGCGCGGTTCGGCGGTACGGGCTCGGGCCGCCCCGTCGACTTCTTCGCGGACGCGGTGGAGCGGACCCGGCCCAGCCGGGCCGCGTTCGTCCAGGGCGCCTGGGGTGCGGTGGCGTCGCTGTCCCCGGAACTGTTCCTGTCCCGGAGGGCCGGCACCGTCACGTCGAGCCCGATCAAGGGCACTCTTCCGCTCGACGCCGATCCGACCCTCCTGCGCGACTCCGTCAAAGACGTGGCCGAGAACGTCATGATCGTCGATCTCGTCCGCAACGATCTGGGGCGCGTGGCCGAGCCGGGGTCCGTGCACGTCACCGACCTGCTCCGCGTCAAGCCGGCCCCGGGCGTGTGGCATCTGGTCTCCACCGTGACCGCGCGCGTCGCCGGATCCGTGGACACGGCCGCACTGATGGACGCGGCCTTCCCTCCGGCGTCGGTCACCGGGTGCCCCAAGCACTCCGCGCGGCACCTGCTCTCGTCGTGGGAACCGGAGCCCCGCGGCGTCTACTGCGGCACCGTCGGCATGCACAGTCCCCTCGCGGGGCTCGAACTCAACGTCGCGATCCGCACTGTCGAGTTCGACGCGACCGGCCACGTGGGCCTCGGGGTGGGGGGCGGCATCACGATCGATTCCGATCCCGACGCCGAGTGGCAGGAGTGCCTCGACAAGGCCCGCAGCATCGTCACGCTCAGGGCGACGGGCAGGCGTCCCGGCCCGCCTCGGGCATCTCGAAATGCGCAGGCCGATCCTGTGTCAGCTCCGACGTAG
- a CDS encoding DUF2786 domain-containing protein has protein sequence MGSNRTYFRTRDRLSGDCVPPRQRSAAGLMTALADAYERGWQPADVMHVTRRALGAGTAPTAAAAVLFQARAAGSDGRAPRDWRAQLARIADSEPDAAQFAAGLPRRCDPDDFAAALETAGWRIGVREWVDLTVLWLEFPRLNQLCEPPSAWPLVRVHHHDRPSEETADPKVLGRIRGLLAKAEATDFVEEAETFTAKAQDLMTRYSISTAILHGTGPASTAVQSRRMHLDSPYVREKVHLLTAIGEANRVRTVWFDRFAIATVVGSPVDLEQVDLLFTSLLVQATRAMHAAGAHDQAAPSRSASFRKAFLFGFAVRIGQRLKEADSRATAEAAVDADVRIDDLLPVLAARSAAVDAEFDRLFPTTRASRSRNVDADGWHAGRSAADDASLSPDKRAIPR, from the coding sequence ATGGGGAGCAATAGAACATACTTTCGAACACGCGATCGGCTGTCGGGCGACTGCGTGCCGCCCCGGCAGCGGTCGGCGGCCGGGCTCATGACGGCGCTGGCCGACGCGTACGAACGCGGATGGCAGCCCGCCGACGTCATGCACGTCACCCGACGCGCGCTCGGTGCCGGTACGGCGCCGACGGCCGCCGCCGCGGTGCTCTTCCAGGCGCGGGCCGCGGGATCCGACGGGCGCGCCCCGCGGGACTGGCGGGCCCAACTCGCCCGGATCGCGGACAGCGAGCCCGACGCGGCGCAGTTCGCGGCCGGGCTGCCGAGGCGGTGCGACCCCGATGACTTCGCCGCAGCGTTGGAGACGGCCGGCTGGCGGATCGGGGTCCGCGAATGGGTCGACCTCACGGTGCTGTGGCTCGAGTTCCCGCGGCTCAACCAGTTGTGCGAGCCGCCGTCGGCGTGGCCGCTCGTGCGGGTGCACCACCACGACCGTCCGAGCGAGGAGACCGCCGATCCCAAGGTGCTCGGGCGCATCCGCGGGCTTCTCGCGAAGGCCGAGGCCACCGACTTCGTCGAGGAGGCCGAAACTTTCACGGCCAAGGCTCAGGACCTCATGACCCGGTACTCGATCAGTACCGCGATCCTGCACGGCACCGGACCGGCGTCGACCGCGGTACAGAGCCGTCGAATGCACCTCGACAGCCCCTACGTCCGCGAGAAGGTCCACCTGCTGACGGCGATCGGCGAGGCCAACCGGGTCCGGACGGTGTGGTTCGACCGGTTCGCGATCGCCACGGTCGTCGGGAGCCCGGTCGACCTCGAGCAGGTGGATCTGCTGTTCACGTCCCTGCTGGTGCAGGCCACGCGCGCGATGCACGCGGCCGGTGCCCACGACCAGGCGGCCCCGTCCCGGTCCGCGTCGTTCCGGAAGGCGTTCCTGTTCGGTTTCGCCGTGCGGATCGGCCAGCGACTCAAGGAGGCCGACAGCCGTGCCACCGCCGAGGCCGCCGTGGACGCCGACGTGCGCATCGACGACCTGCTGCCGGTCCTGGCGGCTCGGTCCGCGGCCGTCGACGCGGAGTTCGATCGACTGTTCCCGACCACACGGGCGTCGCGGAGCCGAAACGTCGACGCCGACGGCTGGCACGCGGGTCGGTCCGCCGCCGACGACGCCTCGCTCTCGCCGGACAAGCGGGCGATCCCACGATGA
- the metG gene encoding methionine--tRNA ligase has protein sequence MTVPSSPNQQPAPTDRPPFYLTTAIAYPNGVPHIGHAYEYISSDAIARFKRLDGFDVYFMTGTDEHGLKMQQTAAKEGIDVRALATRNSDVFQAMDKVLNISYDRFIRTTDADHLEASKAIWERMVAAGDIYLDTYSGWYSVRDEAFHAEDETTVLEDGSRIATETGTPVEWTEESNYTFRLSKYQDRLLALYEENPDFIAPATRRNEILSFVKSGLKDLSISRTTFDWGVPVPGDPAHVMYVWVDALTNYLTGAGFPDTESEAFRKYWPASLHIIGKDITRFHTVYWPAFLMSAGIELPKRVFVHGFLFNKGEKMSKSVGNVVDPLAMVEQYGLDAVRFFLLREISYGQDGSYSHEAIVTRMNTDLANELGNLAQRSLSMVAKNCDAQVPTPGELTDDDRALLAKADALLAKVRAEFDVQALHLALEAIWQVLGDTNRYFSAQEPWVLRKTDPARMATVLYVTLEVVRIVGILVQPVMPGSADKILDLLGQDADARTFADLGTRIAAGTPLPKPVGVFPRYVEETTDDQA, from the coding sequence ATGACTGTGCCTTCCTCGCCCAACCAGCAGCCTGCACCGACGGACCGGCCACCGTTCTATCTGACGACGGCGATCGCGTACCCGAACGGCGTCCCGCACATCGGTCACGCCTACGAGTACATCTCGTCGGACGCGATCGCGCGTTTCAAGCGCCTGGACGGGTTCGACGTGTACTTCATGACCGGCACCGACGAGCACGGCCTGAAGATGCAGCAGACGGCAGCCAAGGAAGGTATCGACGTCCGCGCTCTGGCGACCCGCAACTCGGACGTGTTCCAGGCCATGGACAAGGTGCTGAACATCTCGTACGACCGGTTCATCCGGACCACGGATGCCGACCACCTCGAGGCCAGCAAGGCGATCTGGGAGCGGATGGTCGCGGCCGGCGACATCTACCTCGACACCTATTCGGGCTGGTACTCGGTCCGTGACGAGGCGTTCCACGCGGAGGACGAGACCACGGTGCTCGAGGACGGCTCCCGCATCGCCACCGAGACGGGCACGCCGGTCGAGTGGACCGAGGAGTCCAACTACACGTTCCGACTCTCGAAGTACCAGGATCGGCTGCTGGCGCTGTACGAGGAGAACCCGGACTTCATCGCGCCGGCGACGCGCCGCAACGAGATCCTCAGCTTCGTCAAGAGCGGCCTCAAGGACCTGTCGATCTCCCGCACCACGTTCGACTGGGGTGTGCCCGTGCCGGGCGACCCCGCGCACGTCATGTACGTGTGGGTGGACGCGCTCACCAACTACCTCACCGGTGCGGGCTTCCCCGACACCGAGTCGGAGGCCTTCCGCAAGTACTGGCCCGCGAGCCTGCACATCATCGGCAAGGACATCACGCGCTTCCACACCGTGTACTGGCCGGCGTTCCTCATGTCGGCGGGCATCGAACTGCCGAAGCGAGTGTTCGTGCACGGCTTCCTGTTCAACAAGGGCGAGAAGATGTCGAAGTCGGTCGGCAACGTCGTCGACCCGCTGGCGATGGTGGAGCAGTACGGCCTCGACGCGGTCCGCTTCTTCCTGCTGCGCGAGATCTCGTACGGCCAGGACGGCAGCTACAGCCACGAGGCGATCGTCACCCGCATGAACACGGACCTGGCGAACGAGCTCGGCAACCTCGCCCAGCGGTCGCTGTCCATGGTCGCGAAGAACTGCGACGCGCAGGTCCCCACGCCGGGCGAGCTCACCGACGACGATCGGGCGCTGCTGGCCAAGGCCGACGCGCTGCTCGCCAAGGTGCGCGCCGAGTTCGACGTGCAGGCGCTCCATCTCGCACTCGAGGCGATCTGGCAGGTACTCGGCGACACCAACCGCTACTTCTCCGCGCAGGAGCCGTGGGTGCTGCGCAAGACCGACCCGGCCCGGATGGCGACGGTGCTGTACGTGACGCTCGAGGTGGTGCGGATCGTCGGAATCCTGGTCCAGCCGGTGATGCCGGGCTCCGCCGACAAGATCCTCGACCTGCTCGGTCAGGACGCCGACGCCCGAACCTTCGCCGACCTCGGCACCCGGATCGCGGCGGGCACCCCACTGCCCAAGCCCGTGGGCGTCTTCCCGCGCTACGTCGAGGAAACGACCGACGACCAGGCCTGA
- a CDS encoding TatD family hydrolase, which produces MSKDRPAPDLPEPLSPLVDAHTHLDACGAADAASVRRIVDRAASVGVERVVTVADDLAAAQFAVEAAHWDERVFAAVAIHPTRANSLDDVTRAEIERLAADPRVVAVGETGLDLYWPGKLDGCATPAEQEEGFRWHIDLAKRLGKPLMIHNREADTDLLRVLDAEGAPETVIFHCFSSDATMARACVDAGYVLSFSGTVSFKNAKALREAAILVPADQLLVETDAPFLTPHPFRGAPNESYCLPYTLRALADVRGDDPAELAKASTATAERVYRLPSRV; this is translated from the coding sequence GTGAGCAAAGATCGTCCCGCGCCGGACCTGCCCGAGCCGTTGTCTCCGCTCGTCGACGCCCACACGCACCTCGACGCGTGCGGCGCCGCCGACGCTGCGAGCGTGCGCCGAATCGTCGACCGTGCGGCGTCCGTCGGGGTCGAGCGGGTGGTCACGGTGGCCGACGATCTGGCGGCGGCGCAGTTCGCGGTCGAGGCCGCCCACTGGGACGAGCGCGTCTTCGCCGCGGTGGCGATCCACCCGACCCGGGCGAACTCCCTCGACGACGTGACCAGGGCGGAGATCGAGCGCCTGGCGGCGGACCCGCGGGTGGTCGCGGTGGGTGAGACCGGTCTGGACCTGTACTGGCCGGGCAAGCTCGACGGCTGCGCGACACCGGCGGAACAGGAGGAGGGCTTCCGCTGGCACATCGATCTCGCGAAGCGTCTCGGGAAGCCGCTGATGATCCACAACCGCGAGGCCGACACCGATCTGTTGCGCGTCCTGGACGCCGAGGGCGCCCCCGAGACGGTGATCTTCCACTGCTTCTCGTCCGACGCGACGATGGCGCGTGCCTGTGTCGACGCCGGATACGTGCTGAGCTTCTCCGGCACCGTGAGCTTCAAGAACGCGAAGGCCCTGCGCGAGGCCGCGATCCTGGTTCCCGCCGACCAGTTGCTCGTCGAGACCGACGCGCCCTTCCTCACCCCGCACCCGTTCCGTGGCGCTCCCAACGAGTCCTACTGCCTGCCGTACACATTGCGAGCGCTCGCGGACGTGCGCGGGGACGATCCCGCCGAGCTGGCCAAGGCGTCGACCGCGACGGCCGAGCGCGTCTACCGGCTACCGAGCCGCGTCTGA
- a CDS encoding pirin family protein: protein MSNVEAHPAEIECEHGPDEPVAGRPLLETITSREVPLGGPRAMPVRRTLPQRQRSLIGAWCFADHYGPDDVTVTGGMDVAPHPHTGLQTVSWLFTGEIEHRDSKGVHATVRPGEVNLMTGGHGICHSEVSTPETTILHGVQLWVALPDAARDTPRNFEHYVPPVVTLPGASLRVFLGALAGSSSPVHTFTPLLGAELTLEPRAEVRLAVDPAFEHGVLVDLGAVRMAASDAEHLDLDRADLGYAGTGVSTLTLTNRTDEPARVVLLGGEPFGEEILMWWNFVGRDHDEIAAFRDAWEAESDRFGSVEGYSGTVRRLPAPPLPNARIRPRRTPPSTRPSDAAR, encoded by the coding sequence ATGAGCAACGTCGAAGCCCACCCCGCCGAGATCGAGTGCGAGCACGGCCCCGACGAGCCCGTCGCGGGCCGGCCACTCCTCGAGACCATCACCTCCCGCGAGGTGCCGCTCGGTGGGCCGCGGGCCATGCCGGTGCGGCGCACACTGCCGCAGCGGCAGCGATCCCTGATCGGTGCGTGGTGCTTCGCCGACCACTACGGCCCCGACGACGTCACGGTCACCGGCGGCATGGACGTCGCCCCGCACCCGCACACCGGGCTGCAGACGGTGAGCTGGCTGTTCACCGGCGAGATCGAACACCGCGACAGCAAGGGCGTCCACGCGACCGTCCGGCCCGGCGAGGTCAACCTCATGACGGGTGGCCACGGCATCTGCCACTCCGAGGTCTCGACGCCGGAGACCACGATCCTGCACGGGGTCCAGCTGTGGGTGGCGCTACCGGACGCGGCCCGCGACACCCCGCGCAACTTCGAGCACTACGTGCCGCCGGTGGTCACCCTCCCCGGCGCGTCGCTGCGGGTCTTCCTCGGCGCGCTCGCCGGATCGTCGTCCCCGGTCCACACCTTCACTCCCCTGCTGGGCGCCGAACTGACGCTCGAGCCGCGGGCCGAGGTGCGCCTGGCCGTGGACCCGGCGTTCGAGCACGGGGTGCTGGTCGATCTCGGCGCGGTACGGATGGCCGCGTCCGACGCCGAGCACCTCGATCTGGACCGGGCCGACCTGGGCTACGCCGGGACCGGGGTGTCGACGCTGACGCTGACCAACCGCACCGACGAACCCGCCCGCGTCGTGCTGCTCGGGGGCGAGCCGTTCGGCGAGGAGATCCTCATGTGGTGGAACTTCGTGGGCCGCGACCACGACGAGATCGCGGCGTTCCGGGACGCCTGGGAAGCCGAATCGGACCGGTTCGGGAGTGTCGAGGGCTACTCCGGGACGGTCCGGCGGCTGCCCGCACCGCCGCTGCCGAATGCGCGGATCCGCCCCCGCCGCACTCCGCCGTCGACCCGACCCTCAGACGCGGCTCGGTAG
- a CDS encoding resuscitation-promoting factor: MSPFARINTARSPLLYAVVAALFATLLVGGGLVIAQHKTVTLDVDGETISLSTLRSDVGSVLDSAGYPIGEHDAVAPSADATLDDGDTVVLRRAREIVLTVDGERRTVWSTALTVDDAVRQLSLAGDAYVSASRGQRIPLEGIEFDVVNAKTVKVSDGGAPARETRAAAPTVGEFLAATNATLEQADSVEPAPETPLTDGLEIVVTRNRTETRTETHPIPAPEQRVDDPELEQDKTTVEKPGAAGERTVTVSVTTINGVETHREELSAAVVRDASPSVVRVGTKPKASAPSVANGSVWDSLVQCEATGNWAINSGNGFYGGLQFTQSTWAAYGGTQYAARADLASREQQIAVAEKVQAAQGWGAWPSCTSKLGLR; the protein is encoded by the coding sequence GTGTCGCCTTTTGCTCGGATCAACACCGCCAGGTCACCGCTCCTCTATGCGGTGGTGGCCGCGCTCTTCGCGACGCTCCTGGTGGGGGGTGGCCTGGTGATCGCCCAGCACAAGACCGTCACGCTCGACGTCGACGGCGAGACGATCTCGCTCAGCACGCTGCGGTCGGACGTCGGCTCGGTGCTGGACAGTGCCGGGTACCCGATCGGTGAGCACGACGCGGTCGCGCCGAGCGCCGACGCCACGCTCGACGACGGGGACACCGTCGTCCTGCGACGCGCCCGCGAGATCGTGCTGACGGTGGACGGCGAACGCCGCACGGTGTGGTCGACCGCGCTCACGGTGGACGACGCGGTTCGTCAGCTCAGCCTCGCCGGCGACGCGTACGTCTCCGCCTCGCGCGGGCAGCGCATCCCGCTCGAGGGCATCGAGTTCGACGTCGTGAACGCCAAGACCGTGAAGGTGTCCGACGGGGGTGCTCCGGCACGCGAGACGCGGGCCGCCGCGCCCACCGTGGGCGAGTTCCTGGCCGCGACGAACGCGACGCTCGAGCAGGCCGATTCGGTGGAGCCTGCGCCCGAGACGCCACTGACCGACGGCCTCGAGATCGTGGTGACGCGCAACCGGACGGAGACGCGGACCGAGACCCACCCGATCCCGGCGCCCGAGCAGCGCGTGGACGACCCCGAGCTCGAGCAGGACAAGACCACGGTCGAGAAGCCCGGCGCGGCCGGCGAGCGGACCGTCACGGTGTCGGTCACGACGATCAACGGCGTCGAGACGCACCGCGAGGAACTGTCGGCGGCGGTGGTCCGGGACGCGTCCCCGTCCGTCGTCCGGGTCGGCACCAAGCCCAAGGCGTCGGCGCCGTCGGTGGCGAACGGGTCCGTGTGGGACTCGCTGGTGCAGTGCGAGGCGACCGGCAACTGGGCGATCAACTCCGGCAACGGTTTCTACGGCGGCCTCCAGTTCACGCAGAGCACGTGGGCCGCGTACGGCGGCACGCAGTACGCGGCGCGGGCCGACCTGGCCTCGCGGGAGCAGCAGATCGCGGTCGCCGAGAAGGTGCAGGCGGCGCAGGGCTGGGGTGCCTGGCCGTCGTGTACGAGCAAGTTGGGTCTCCGGTAA
- a CDS encoding resuscitation-promoting factor, with translation MSPLSKINTSRSPLMYGVVAATLATLTVGGGVAVTQHKTVTVDVDGELITVGTMSSSVDGALSAAGYSLGEHDVVAPAADSGLHDGDTVVLRRGREVALTVDGQQRTVWTTALTVDEALNQFRLAGDVHVSANRSQRLPLEGSDLDVLSPRTVTLVDGASAPAEVRLAAPTVGEFLAAHGTPLEQADTVVPAADAPLADGMEVTVTRGRTETRVLTEPVAPPEQRVEDPTMNMSRTVVENPGGAGVADVTYEVTLVNGVETGRRPVATTVTTPARPKVVRVGAKPGTEVPPVQNGATWDALAQCEATGNWAINSGNGFYGGVQFDQNTWERQGGLRYAPRADLATREEQIAIASRTQQTQGWGAWPSCSGKLGLR, from the coding sequence ATGTCGCCGCTGTCGAAGATCAACACGAGTCGGTCACCGCTCATGTACGGGGTGGTCGCCGCCACGCTGGCGACCCTCACCGTCGGCGGGGGCGTCGCCGTCACGCAGCACAAGACCGTCACGGTCGACGTGGACGGTGAGCTGATCACCGTCGGCACGATGTCGTCGAGCGTCGACGGTGCGCTGTCGGCGGCGGGCTACTCCCTCGGCGAGCACGACGTGGTCGCACCCGCCGCGGATTCGGGACTGCACGACGGCGACACCGTGGTCCTGCGTCGCGGCCGCGAGGTCGCGCTCACGGTGGACGGTCAGCAGCGCACGGTGTGGACGACCGCGCTCACGGTCGACGAGGCCCTGAACCAGTTCCGGCTGGCCGGCGACGTGCACGTCTCCGCCAACAGGTCGCAGCGCCTGCCGCTCGAGGGCTCCGATCTCGACGTCCTGAGCCCCCGCACGGTGACGTTGGTCGACGGCGCGTCCGCCCCGGCCGAGGTCCGGCTCGCCGCGCCCACGGTCGGCGAGTTCCTCGCCGCGCACGGCACACCGCTCGAACAGGCCGACACCGTCGTCCCGGCCGCCGACGCCCCGCTCGCCGACGGCATGGAGGTCACCGTCACGCGCGGCCGGACCGAGACCCGGGTGCTCACCGAACCGGTCGCGCCGCCCGAGCAGCGTGTCGAGGACCCGACGATGAACATGAGCCGGACGGTCGTCGAGAACCCCGGCGGCGCCGGGGTCGCCGACGTCACGTACGAGGTCACGCTCGTCAACGGCGTCGAGACCGGCCGCAGGCCCGTCGCGACCACCGTCACCACGCCGGCCCGGCCCAAGGTCGTCCGCGTCGGCGCCAAGCCGGGCACCGAGGTGCCGCCCGTGCAGAACGGCGCGACGTGGGACGCACTCGCGCAGTGCGAGGCCACCGGAAACTGGGCCATCAACTCCGGCAACGGGTTCTACGGCGGCGTCCAGTTCGACCAGAACACGTGGGAGCGCCAGGGCGGACTCCGGTACGCGCCCCGCGCCGACCTCGCCACCCGCGAGGAGCAGATCGCGATCGCCTCGCGTACGCAGCAGACCCAGGGCTGGGGCGCGTGGCCGTCGTGCAGCGGCAAGCTGGGCCTGCGCTGA
- the rsmA gene encoding 16S rRNA (adenine(1518)-N(6)/adenine(1519)-N(6))-dimethyltransferase RsmA, producing MSDAVPPLAQPRGQAALLGPAEVRALAEEFGVRPTKQLGQNFVHDANTVRRIVTSAGVGRDDTVLEVGPGLGSLTLALLDVVDRVVAVEIDPRLAARLPETVADRAPELADRLTVVGADAMRVMPGDVPGEPTALVANLPYNVAVPVLLHLFAEFPSLRTALVMVQAEVADRLAAAPGNKVYGVPSVKANFFGTVKRAGAVGRAVFWPVPQVESGLVRVDRYTDEPWPMDAEHRRRVFAVVDAAFAQRRKTLRAALAGWAGSPVEAERRLVAAGIEPSTRGEKLDAAAFVRLAAVPGSE from the coding sequence GTGTCAGACGCCGTACCGCCCCTCGCCCAGCCTCGTGGACAGGCCGCCCTCCTGGGGCCGGCCGAGGTCCGTGCCCTCGCCGAAGAGTTCGGGGTGCGCCCCACCAAGCAGCTCGGGCAGAACTTCGTGCACGACGCCAACACGGTGCGGCGCATCGTGACGTCGGCCGGTGTCGGTCGCGACGACACGGTCCTCGAGGTCGGCCCCGGGCTCGGCTCGCTGACGCTGGCGTTGCTCGACGTCGTCGACCGGGTCGTGGCCGTCGAGATCGATCCGCGGCTGGCCGCGCGCCTGCCCGAGACGGTCGCCGACCGGGCACCCGAGCTGGCCGACCGGCTGACGGTGGTCGGCGCCGACGCGATGCGCGTGATGCCCGGCGACGTTCCGGGGGAGCCGACCGCGCTCGTGGCGAACCTGCCGTACAACGTGGCCGTGCCGGTGCTGCTGCACCTGTTCGCCGAGTTCCCGAGTCTGCGAACGGCGCTCGTGATGGTGCAGGCCGAGGTTGCCGACCGGCTGGCCGCGGCGCCGGGAAACAAGGTGTACGGCGTGCCGAGCGTGAAGGCGAACTTCTTCGGGACGGTCAAGCGGGCGGGCGCCGTCGGTCGGGCGGTGTTCTGGCCGGTGCCGCAGGTGGAGTCCGGGCTGGTGCGCGTCGACCGGTACACCGACGAGCCGTGGCCGATGGACGCCGAGCACCGGCGTCGGGTGTTCGCGGTCGTGGACGCCGCGTTCGCCCAGCGACGCAAGACGCTGCGGGCCGCCCTCGCCGGCTGGGCCGGTTCGCCCGTCGAGGCCGAGCGTCGGCTGGTCGCGGCCGGGATCGAGCCGTCGACGCGGGGCGAGAAACTCGACGCCGCCGCGTTCGTGCGACTGGCGGCCGTGCCGGGCTCGGAGTAG
- the lppU gene encoding LppU family putative lipoprotein — MWALMRRSMGVGAVVAATALLAGCGGESVEGAPVAADASTTSSETSSTTSSESAPTSVAGQQGSDRGGRVDIDVEIGDCVRLGGTSDAATIAEALCGSADSNYKVIAKAAKNAQCPSDADQVYYETAWGNERGALCLDVDWVVGGCMSIPDDSEDEPQRVDCNDRDASGIERVVEILEGVADYEQCSEGGFVHDEREFTVCTETVRPL, encoded by the coding sequence ATGTGGGCATTGATGAGGCGATCGATGGGTGTGGGCGCCGTGGTCGCGGCGACGGCTCTGCTGGCCGGCTGCGGCGGCGAGTCCGTGGAAGGCGCACCCGTCGCGGCGGACGCCTCGACCACGTCCTCGGAGACGTCGTCGACCACGTCCTCGGAGAGCGCCCCCACCTCGGTGGCCGGTCAGCAGGGCTCGGACCGGGGTGGCCGGGTGGACATCGACGTCGAGATCGGTGACTGCGTGCGGCTCGGTGGCACCTCGGACGCGGCGACCATCGCCGAGGCGCTGTGTGGCAGTGCCGATTCCAACTACAAGGTGATCGCCAAGGCCGCGAAGAACGCGCAGTGCCCGTCGGACGCCGACCAGGTGTACTACGAGACGGCCTGGGGCAACGAGCGCGGCGCGTTGTGTCTCGACGTGGACTGGGTCGTCGGCGGGTGCATGAGCATCCCGGACGACAGCGAGGACGAGCCGCAGCGCGTGGACTGCAACGACCGGGACGCTTCCGGGATCGAACGTGTCGTGGAGATCCTCGAGGGCGTCGCGGACTACGAGCAGTGCTCCGAGGGCGGCTTCGTCCACGACGAGCGCGAATTCACGGTGTGCACGGAAACGGTGCGCCCGCTGTAG